The Leifsonia sp. ZF2019 DNA segment CCTGCGACCCGGTCATGGGCAACGCGAAGTCCGGCTGCTTCGTCGCGCCGGCCATCCCGGACCTCCTGCGCGACCGCGTCGTCCCCGTCGCCGACATCATCACCCCGAACCAGTTCGAGCTCGGCTACCTGACCGGGACCACCCCGGACACGCTGGAGTCGACGCTGGAGTCGGTCGACGCCGCGCGTGCGATGGGACCGCGGACCGTCCTCGTGACGAGCGTCGAGCGCCCCGACCAGCCCGCCGACACCATCGAGATGCTCGCCGTCGACGACGCGGGCGCCTGGATCGTGCAGACTCCGCGGCTCCCGATGAAGGCGAACGGCTCGGGCGACGTCACCGCCGCGCTGTTCACCGCGCACTATGTCCGCACCGGCAGCGCAGAGACCGCCCTCCGCATGACGGTGTCGAGCGTGTTCGACCTGCTCACCCGCACGCTCGAGTCGGGCGAGCGGGAGCTGCAGCTCGTCGAGGCGCAGGAGTTCTACGCGCACCCTCGCGAGCAGTTCCCCGTTCGTCAGGTTCGCTGACCTCCCGCGCACTCGTGACGGATGCCGGCTCCGCAGACGCGAGAGTCGACATCCGTCACGAATGTCGACGGATCAGGACACGGGCCAGGCCCCCGCGATGGCTGCGCGCACGTCGCCGAGCAGCTGCGGCAGCGCTTTCGTCTTCGCGATGATCGGCAGGAAGTTCGCATCCTGCGCCCAGCGGGGCACGATGTGCTGGTGCAGGTGGGCGGCGATCCCGGCACCCGCGACCGCGCCCTGGTTCATGCCGATGTTGAATCCGTCGTTCTTGGAGACCTGCCGGATGACGCGCATGGCCGTCTGGGTCAGCGAACCGATCTCGGCGACCTCGTCGGGCGTCGCCTCGTCGTAGGTCGCGATGTGGCGGTACGGGCAGACCAGGAGGTGGCCGCTGTTGTACGGGAACAGGTTGAGCAGCGCGTACGCGTGCTCGCCGCGCGCGACGATCAGCGCATCCTCATCGCTCATGCTGGGGGCGACGCAGAACGGGCAGTCGTCCGTGCCGGGCTGCTGGCCGTGCTGGATGTAGACCATCCGGTGCGGCGTCCAGAGCCGCTGGAACTCGTCGGGCACGCCGACGAGGGTCGACGCGTCGTCGACGCGGATCCCCTGCGCGCCGGCACCGTCGCTCCCCTCGCCGCCGCTCCCTTCGCCGCCGGCCGGGTCGGCGTAGTCGTCCAGACTCAGGCGGGCCATGCGGTGTCGACCAGCTCGTGGCTGCGGATGCTCGCGACGATGCGCTCGATCGCCTCGTCGACGGCGACGCCGTTCAGCTGGCTGCCGTCGCGGAAACGGAAGCTCACCGTGCCGGCCCCGGCGTCCTCCTCGCCCACGATGAGCTGGAAGGGCACCTTGGCCTTCGTGTGCGTGCGGATCTTCTTCTGCATCCGGTCGTCGGAGTGGTCCACCTCGGCGCGCACGCCCTGGGCGCGGAGCCGGGCGATCACGTCGTCGAGGAAGGGACCGTAGGCGTCGGCGACGGGGATGCCCACCACTTGGACCGGCGACAGCCAGACCGGGAAGGCGCCCGCGTAGTGCTCCAGCAGGATGGCGAAGAAGCGCTCGATCGAGCCGAGCAGAGCGCGGTGGATCATCGCCGGCTGCTTGCGCGTGCCGTCTGCCGCGTTGTACTCCAGTTCGAACAGCTCCGGCTGGTTGAAGTCCAGCTGGACCGTCGACAGCTGCCAGGTGCGGCCGATGGCGTCGCGCGCCTGCACCGAGATCTTCGGACCGTAGAAGGCGGCCCCGGCCGGGTCGTCCACGAGCTCGAGTCCGGACTCGATCGCCACTTCCCGCAGGGTCTCGGTCGCGGTCTCCCAGCTCTCGTCCGAGCCGACGTACTTCTCCGGGTCCTTCGTGGAGAGCTCGAGGTAGAAGTCGGTCAGGCCGTACCCGCGGAGGGTCTCCAGCACGAACTCGAGCTGTCGCGCGACCTCGTCCTTGATCTGGTCGTCCGTCACATAGATGTGGGCGTCATCCTGGGTGAGGCCGCGCACGCGGGTGAGGCCGGACAGCGTGCCCGACTTCTCGTACCGGTACACGGTGCCGAACTCGGCCAGACGCAGCGGGAGCTCGCGGTAGCTGCGGCCGCGCGCCCGGAAGATCAGGTTGTGCATCGGGCAGTTCATCGGTTTGAGGTAGTAGTCCTGCCCCTGCCGGGTGATGTTGCCCTCCGCGTCGTGCTCCTCGTCGAGGTGCATGGGCGGGAACATGCCGTCCTTGTACCAGTTGAGGTGCTGGCTGGTCTCGAACAGGTGCGCCTTGGTGATGTGCGGTGTGTTCACGACCTCGTACCCGTTGGCGATGAGGCGCTCGCGCATGTAGTCCTCGATCTCCTTGCGGATGATCCCACCGCGCGGGTGGAAGACCGCGAGACCGGAGCCGATCTCCTCCGGGAACGAGAACAGGTCCAGCTCCGCACCGAGCTTGCGGTGGTCGCGCTTGGCGGCCTCCTCCATGCGGGTCTGGTACGCGCGCAGTTCGTCCTTCGTCGGCCACGCGGTCCCGTAGACACGCTGCAGCTGCGGGTTCTTCTCGGAGCCGCGCCAGTAGGCGGCGGCCACCCGGGTGAGCGCCCAGCCGTTGCCGATCATGCGCGTGCTCGGCACGTGCGGCCCGCGGCAGAGATCCTTCCAGACGGTCTCGCCGCTCTTCGGGTCGACGTTGTCGTAGATGGTCAGCTCGCCGCCACCCACCTCGACGTTCTCATTGTCGCCGCCGTCGGAGGCGGATCCCTTGAGACCGATCAGCTCGAGCTTGTACGGCTCGGACGCCAGCTCGGCGCGCGCCTCGTCGTCGGTGACGACCCGGCGCACGAACCGCTGGCCCGCGCGCACGATGCGCGCCATCTCCTTGTCGAGGGCCTTCAGGTCCTCCGGGGTGAACGGCTCGGCGACATCGAAGTCGTAGTAGAAGCCGTCGGTGATGGGCGGCCCGATGCCGAGCTTCGCCTCCGGGTTGACCGCCTGGACCGCCTGCGCGAGCACGTGGGCCGTGGAGTGGCGCAGGATGTTGAGGCCGTCGGGCGAGTCGATCGTGACCGGCTCGACGACGTCGGTCGTAGTGACGGTCGTCGCGAGGTCCTTCAGCTCGCCGTTGACGCGCATCGCGACAACGGAACGGTCGGTGAAGAGCTCGAAGCCGTCGGCCACCTGTCCACTCCTTGAGTTGTAGTTGTTGGGACGGAACAACTCTACTGGTGCCGCGGAGCGGCGTCGTCCGGCCCTACACCAGCTCCCGCGTCATGTAGACGCTGTTCGGGTCGAGCCGGTACGACCCGAACGGCCCGCAGAAGGCGAAACCGTGCCGCTCGTACAGCCGGCGCGCGGGAGCGAAGAACTCCGTCGACCCGGTCTCGAGGGACACCCGCTGCGCGCCGCGAAGCCAGGCGTCGTCGAGCGCGTGCGCGAGCAGACGGGCCGCGATCCCCTCCCCGCGCCGTCCGGGGTCGGTGCGCATGCTCTTGAGCTCTTCCCACCCGTCCGAGAGCGGGGCGAGAGCCGCCGTCCCGATGACCGCGCCACCGTCCTCCGCGACCCACAGCCGAACCCCCGGGCGTTGCAGCCCGGCCAGGTCGAGCGCGTGCCGACTCTCGGGGGGCGCCGTGTGCTCCATGTCATCGAGGTGCGCCTGGAGGAACGAGCGGAGCGCCGGCTGGGAGAAGTCGGCGCGGGCGATGCGGAACGTCATGCGCCGATGGTAGAGCGGGCATGTGTCGGCGGTGTTACCGCAGGGGCAGACAGGCTTTGCCGTCATCCGGCGCCGAACACGCCCGTCACGGACTGTGCCGCGATGAGCCCGCCGGAAATGACGGTCCGAGAACTGTCAGAGCGCTTTCAGATACCCGGCCGTGGGGACCTTGACGAAGCCGAGGCTCTCGTACAGCCCCCGCGCGGCGGCATGGAAAGCGTCATCCCCCGTCCCGATCCCGACGACGTCGACGTCGCCACGGTCGGTCATCCGGTCGAGTGCGTGCATGCACAGCTCTCGGCCGACGTTGTGCCGCCGTGCGGCAGGTGAGACGGCGAGCAGGTAGATCTCGCCGTGTCGCTTGCCCTCGTAGACCCTCCACGAGACGTAGCCGACCGTATCGTCATCGACCGTCGCGACCGCTACCCACGAGAGGCGCTCTGGTGCGTGAAGTGAGGGAACTTCGTCGCGGTAGTCCTGCTCCCAGCGGCCATGCTGATGCGCGAAGATCGCATCGCCGAAGAGCGGGCGCACGAAGTCCTCGTAGAACGGCCGAAACGTCTCAATCGTCAGGTCGACCAGGGCGCCGGTATCGGCGGCGTCGAAGTCTCGTATCTGCATGGTGCGATTATCGCCCTCCCGTGTCACCGCGCGGATCGCTGGCGGCACTCGCTCGCCTGCTCGATCGCCGCGTCCGTCGGCGGTCCGAGCTGCCTGCCGCCCCCGATACTCCCCCATGACGTCTAAGCCGGTGCGGAATCGGCACAGGAACGCCCCGATTCGCGGGGCGTGGGGAGGCTCTGCGCACGGCGTCGAAAGCTCCTGCGCGCCCGAACGAGCCACAAAGACAGCCAGCTCGGTGCGGGTCGGGATGCCCCACTTCGTGCGTATCCCCGCGAGCGTGGACGTCACCGTCGTCTCGGCGACGAAGAATCGCTACGCGAGCTCCGCGTCCGATGCGCCACCACCACCGGCGCAAAGTCGCGTTGCCGATCAGCCCGTTGCGCCATCTTCGCTGCGGCGTCGCGACGGGCGTCGTTACCTCGGGAGTCATGCACCTACGCCGACAGTGCTTCGCCGCGCGTGGCGAGAACGCCGCGTCACCGGCTGCAACGGACCGGGCGCCATCGTCATCCGGCGCCGAACAGACTCATCACCCATTGTGCCGCGACGACGATCCCGATCACGACCACACCGCCGGCGGCCGACGCTGCGAAAACGACCAGACCCCGCCGGGTGCGGCGGCCGACGACGGTTCGGCGATCGAACGACACGACGGAGACCTTGTCGATGTTCGGCGCGACGATCGCCACGAACGGTTCCTGCGGATCATCCGGCAGCCCGTACGGCAGAGGCCTGTCCGGGCCGTCGGCTCGGACGGCTCCGTCCTCGTCCTCGCGCATCCCGATCATGATGCCGCCATCCCCTCGATACCCGAAGCATACCGAATCGGCGGAAGGGCGGTCCTCAGCAGAACGCCTCGAGCGCGCCACGGTACCGCACCGGATCGCCACGGGATTCCGCGGTGATGAGGATGGCGTGCGGGCCGATGCGTCGGGCGAACGTTCCCCTGCACGGGATCTCCACGATCGTGGTCAAGCCGCACCTCCACGCCTCGATCAGCGCTTCGAGCGCGACGCGCTCAGGCTGTGCCTCGAACGCCGCCGGCAGGAGCGCGGCTCGGCGCTCGAATTGAGCATGCAACCACTGCTGCGCGTCGTCGGTGATCGCGTCGTCTCCGACCTCCTCCCTCCACGAGGTCCCGACGAGTTCGTGCAGAAGTCGAGCACGTTCGTCCGAACCGTCGGCCGAGGCCTGCAAACGGTCGAAGATCCCAGGGTCGCGGGGAGCGCCCGCGTGGTGCAGGACCTGTTCCCACACCCGGGGCCACGCATCCGCCCACGCGCCGATCGGCGCAGATCTCCGCAGTGCGTCACCGATGGCGGGCGGCGTGTCGACGAGCACCGGCGGCAGCTCGGCGCCCGGCGGATCGAGTTGCCACGCCTCCCGAATCCACAGCAGCTCCAGCAACGACTGCACATCGTCCTCGATGGTGATCACCATGTCGGGCGGCCAGGGGTTTCCCGGCATCGGCTCGGTAGAGAACAACGGACTCCCCCTCGACTCGTCACCCTCATCCTGGCTTTCTGCGCGAGAACGGGCAACCCATCGGCACCTCCACCCGAACCCGTCCGAGAAGGGCGTCCTCAGCAGAACTCTGTGAGCGCGGCCCGGTACCGCGCCGGATCCCCACGGGTCACCGCGGTGACGAGGATGGAGTGGGGCCCGATGTGTCTGGTTAACGTGCCGCTGCACGGGATCTCCAAGATCTTCCTCAGACCGCATGCCGCAGTTCCACCACCGGCTGCAGATCGTCCTCGACGGTGATCACGATGTCGTGCGGCCAGGGGTCACCCGGCATCGGCTCGGGTTGTGACTCCTTGACGCCGTGATGCTCGAGGTCGGTCTTCTCGACGACTGGGTCGTCATCGCATCGACGGAGACGGGAGGACCGTCGATCACCGTCTACGAGTGCTCGTGGCGCCGGATCGTCGCTGCGGCTGAGAGCCGGCTCGCCTCACGGTGAAGCCAGAAGTTGTGATTCTGCGTCATGAAACGGGTCCCCCCTGTCTCTATGGGAGAGGTTCGGTTTCGGGCATCGGGGGTTCTTGGTCGCTCAGGGACTCTTCGATACCGTGACAGTGTCGTAAGCATGATGGAGGGGTGCCCGTTATCGCAGATGTCAGAGGTTCAGGGGGCAAGCCGACGAGGCTGGGTCGCCTTCTGCTGGCTGCCGGTGCGTCGGTGCTTCTCGTGTCGTCGCTGGCCGGATGCTCGATCCCGGGAATCCTCTCCGGCGAAGGGGGTTCTTCGTCCCGTTCGGCAGCCAGCTCGGACGACCTTCAGAGCGTCACGAGCGCCGTGCTCGCCGCGGATTCCCGCGTGACGGACGCGTCCGGCACGGTGAGCTACTCCGGTGCCGCCCGCACGCTCACCGTGGCGGTGATCATGAGCGGTGAGGATCCGGTGACCACCTCGACGCTCACGGCGGTGCTGATCGCCGTGCGTGATGCGACCCCTACCGGCATCCAGACAATCACGGTGATCGCCCGCAAGGCGGCCGACGAGGAGAAGATCCTCGATCTGAGCGGCGCGATCGCGGGACTCCCGAAAGATGTGACACCCCTCTGGGACGGTGGGGTCACCCTGAGCCGTGTGGATCTCGAGAAGCTGAAACCAGCGCAATGAGGACCCTGAACCGGGTTCTCCGGATCGGGGTGCTGCTCACCGCTCTCGCTGCCGTGGCGGTGCTCCTTCTCGCAGCCGGCGGGAGTGCCGCGCTGACGGTCGACACGGTCATCCCCGTGATCGCTGCGACCGGAGCAGCGGGCGGGCTGGTCTCGAGTGTCCGATACGGCACGGTGCG contains these protein-coding regions:
- a CDS encoding HIT family protein, yielding MARLSLDDYADPAGGEGSGGEGSDGAGAQGIRVDDASTLVGVPDEFQRLWTPHRMVYIQHGQQPGTDDCPFCVAPSMSDEDALIVARGEHAYALLNLFPYNSGHLLVCPYRHIATYDEATPDEVAEIGSLTQTAMRVIRQVSKNDGFNIGMNQGAVAGAGIAAHLHQHIVPRWAQDANFLPIIAKTKALPQLLGDVRAAIAGAWPVS
- a CDS encoding GNAT family N-acetyltransferase, with amino-acid sequence MTFRIARADFSQPALRSFLQAHLDDMEHTAPPESRHALDLAGLQRPGVRLWVAEDGGAVIGTAALAPLSDGWEELKSMRTDPGRRGEGIAARLLAHALDDAWLRGAQRVSLETGSTEFFAPARRLYERHGFAFCGPFGSYRLDPNSVYMTRELV
- the pdxY gene encoding pyridoxal kinase PdxY, whose translation is MKILSIQSAVAYGHVGNSAAVFPLQRIGVEVLPVYTVNFSNHTGYGAWRGPLIAPDDVREVITGIEERGVLGQVDAVLSGYQGGEGIGDVIIDAVARVKAANPSAVYACDPVMGNAKSGCFVAPAIPDLLRDRVVPVADIITPNQFELGYLTGTTPDTLESTLESVDAARAMGPRTVLVTSVERPDQPADTIEMLAVDDAGAWIVQTPRLPMKANGSGDVTAALFTAHYVRTGSAETALRMTVSSVFDLLTRTLESGERELQLVEAQEFYAHPREQFPVRQVR
- a CDS encoding GNAT family N-acetyltransferase — protein: MTSTLAGIRTKWGIPTRTELAVFVARSGAQELSTPCAEPPHAPRIGAFLCRFRTGLDVMGEYRGRQAARTADGRGDRAGERVPPAIRAVTREGDNRTMQIRDFDAADTGALVDLTIETFRPFYEDFVRPLFGDAIFAHQHGRWEQDYRDEVPSLHAPERLSWVAVATVDDDTVGYVSWRVYEGKRHGEIYLLAVSPAARRHNVGRELCMHALDRMTDRGDVDVVGIGTGDDAFHAAARGLYESLGFVKVPTAGYLKAL
- the thrS gene encoding threonine--tRNA ligase, producing the protein MADGFELFTDRSVVAMRVNGELKDLATTVTTTDVVEPVTIDSPDGLNILRHSTAHVLAQAVQAVNPEAKLGIGPPITDGFYYDFDVAEPFTPEDLKALDKEMARIVRAGQRFVRRVVTDDEARAELASEPYKLELIGLKGSASDGGDNENVEVGGGELTIYDNVDPKSGETVWKDLCRGPHVPSTRMIGNGWALTRVAAAYWRGSEKNPQLQRVYGTAWPTKDELRAYQTRMEEAAKRDHRKLGAELDLFSFPEEIGSGLAVFHPRGGIIRKEIEDYMRERLIANGYEVVNTPHITKAHLFETSQHLNWYKDGMFPPMHLDEEHDAEGNITRQGQDYYLKPMNCPMHNLIFRARGRSYRELPLRLAEFGTVYRYEKSGTLSGLTRVRGLTQDDAHIYVTDDQIKDEVARQLEFVLETLRGYGLTDFYLELSTKDPEKYVGSDESWETATETLREVAIESGLELVDDPAGAAFYGPKISVQARDAIGRTWQLSTVQLDFNQPELFELEYNAADGTRKQPAMIHRALLGSIERFFAILLEHYAGAFPVWLSPVQVVGIPVADAYGPFLDDVIARLRAQGVRAEVDHSDDRMQKKIRTHTKAKVPFQLIVGEEDAGAGTVSFRFRDGSQLNGVAVDEAIERIVASIRSHELVDTAWPA